Within Butyrivibrio fibrisolvens, the genomic segment CCAAATTATGGCGTACATCTAAAGAAAATCCTGATGAGACTGTATGTCTTTTTCCAAATGATAGTCTGGATCTACAGGCAAGCCATCCTGATAATATCCTGATATACAATGACAATATATATCTGATCGGTGAAGATCTTGCCGATTACAACGAATATGTATATAGAATAGACACAAACGGAGCCATCTCCAAGCTCTCTTATAAGACCAAGGTCGGATATACAAGTGGTATAGATATACATAATGGTGCTTTGTATGTCTATAGTTTTGACCTTGACAATAACATCTTATTCGAAGGTTATAAGATAAATGACGACGGCTCTTTGGGTGAAGAATGCGGCGACTTCTCGGATCTTGATCTAAGCCTTGGTGATAACCTTGTTCCTGTACATCTTGATTATGGCGATTATATCTACTCGCCTTCTTCTATAGACTATTATGGAGGCATATATACTACAGATAGCGCAGGCAATCAGGCGTCCTTGTATTTTATTCCAAAAGACAATAATAATGCCAGAAAGATTGCTGATATAAGCGGAGATGATGTAGCTGCAATCACAAAAGACAAGCTTGTAATGATTCAGAGCAATAATCTTATTGATAATAATCTGTATACAATTGATATAAATTCAGGTGAGAGAAACGATCTTCTTACCAAAGAAGAACTTAAATCCATGGGATATGCGCATTCTTCTTACTTTAGTGTTATTGATTATGACGACAACAATATTTTTGTAATGATAAGACACCCTCTTACAGAGAATCCTGTTCCGAATTATGTATATGACATCTTGAAGATAAGCCTGTCTGATGGTAGCATAGAACCTTTTGTGAATATCACAGAAGGTGAAGATCCGGACAATGATTTCGGACTTAAGGTTTTAAATTTTACCAAGGACGGCTTGATGTATCTCAACTACGCCGATTCAAGTTATAGTCTATGCTATATGCCTTATGATAATATGAGCAGCCAAATCGTACTGGCATCTCCTGATTATGGACTTGAATCAAGTGTGGGTATTCTCGAACAGTATGGCATAACCTTTAAGACTCTCCACAATGCTTATTTCTACACAGATGATAACTATGATGTAATGACTTTCTATTCTGACCTTGTAGTACCACAGCTTCCGGCAACATCAGATGACTTTATATCTTTCAATGAGACAATACTTGACAATCTGGATGTTACAGATATGGCCAAGTCTTCTGTAAAAGAGGCCGGGGAGATAGCTTTAAGTCAGGATGCCTATGATGAATACTCTCCTATGGATATATATCCATATAACTATACATATCGCTACGCAGGACTTAGCTACTATGATTCAAGATATGTATGCCTGACTACCAGTGATTATCAGTACTGGGGAGGTGCTCATGGTATCGGCTGGCAGTACTCTTATACTCTTGACATGCAAGACGGGAAGATTCTTGCACTTAGCGATGTCATCGGCCAGTCACAGTCAGAATTTGTAGAGCTTGTATGTGATCATGTGTACGATCTTGATGAGGGATCACTTTTTAGCGGATATGATGGGACTATTGAGCAGATACGCGATTCCTATACGGACAATGACTTTAACTGGTTCCTGACGCCGGAGGGTGTGGGCGTGAGATTTGCCTCATACGAAATCTCTCCCTATGCCGAAGGATATCCGCAGATCATAGTCCCATATGATGAACTGACGCTGCTTATAAATCTGGGGAATTAGTTTATCGTCAGTAAACCTTCCTACTTGGACGAGCTGGCATCACTGATCAGACTTAAGCTTACTTCTTATAAAAGCCATAACTTCATTAAGATCAGGAAGTACCGCGTCGCAGTATGATCTGATCTCATCATCCGGCTGCCTTAGATCAGGAACCATTATAGGATGCATGCCAGCCGCATATGCTGCTCTTATTCCGTTAAAAGAATCTTCTATCACATAGCAGTTCTTGGGATCCGCTTTCAGTTTTGACGCGCAGTCAAGGAATATGTCAGGGGCAGGCTTGCCGTTTACAACATTGTCACCGCCAAGTATCACTGTAAAATAGTCGATAATTCCGGCTTCGCTTATCTCCTGTCTGACGATAGCTTCTTTCGTGGATGATGCAAGGCCTGTTGGTATATTATTACTATTTAGATACTGCAAGATATCTCGAACGTATTTTTTTACAGGTATACCATTGTCATTAATATATTTGTGAAAATAGTTTCTTGTATATGTAACACCTTCTTCATAAGCCTCTATACTGCCAAGTCTTTGGATCATGATCTCTTTTGTCATGGCAGATGTAGTACCTGTACAGGCAAGAACCATATCTCGTACAAAGTCCACATCAAGTAAAGTCTGCCTCGCACGCTCTTCCCAGGCTTTCATATATATCATCTCTGTATCAAGAAGGACGCCGTCCATATCGAATATTACTGCTATATCAGAACTCATAAATAACACTCCAAAAAACTAAGATTAATTACTCAAACTTTCCACTTGGACGGTGCAGTATCACCAAGGGTTTTACTGGGATAGGCAATATATAGATTCATCAGTTCATAGAATATCATTGTTTTTTACTCTTTTAATAACCAGTACACATATGACCAAGACAATCGGAAAACCGATGCCGGAAAGAATCCCGGCCTGTATGTTGTTGCCTGCAAACTGGGATACATAGCCTATGATCGCAGGTCCGGAAGCACCGCCCAAATCTCCTGCAAGAGCAAGAAGTGCAAACATCGCTGTACCTCCCCTTGGGATAACTTTAGAAGATATGCTAATGGATCCAGGCCACATGATACCAACTGAAAATCCACATAAAGCGCAGCCAACAAGTCCCATTACAGGCGCCTTGGACAAAGCTGCCAGTAAATAACATATCAAACAAAGAATACCGGAAGCAATCATAAAACCTGTAAGGTCGATCTTCTCGCCAAATTTGCCGTACAAAGTTCTACTTATTCCCATAAGAACAGCAAATCCGCAAGGGCCTGCAAGATCTCCAACTGCCTTGGACATATGAAGTGCCGACTCCACAAAAGCAGATGCCCACTGAGACATAGATATCTCAGAAGATCCTGCGCAGACCATCAGCAATATAAAAAGCCAGAATGTCTTTGATCTAAGCAGCTCTCCCATAGTCATACTCTGACCATCATCCACGAGCTTTTCTATAGGGCAGGTTGCAAAATTAAAGATGTTATAAAATGGGACAATAGCCCAAAGAATAGCCAATAACTTCCAGTTACCTATTCCAAAGAATTTAAAAAATATTGTAGAAATAAGGATTACGCCTACAGTTCCCCAACAATAAAACGAGTGAAGAAGACTCATCATAACGTCTTTATTATCAAAAGGACAGGCTTCGATTATAGGACTCACCAGAACTTCTATAAGACCACTACCTATAGCATATATCGTGACACAGATAAGTATACCTATAAAAGGCGACGGCATTATATCCGGCAGTACTGCAAGTAGTGATAATCCCGCGCAGCAGGTTATCTCCGAAGCAACAATACTAGGTCTATATCCTATCTTGTCTACAACTCTTCCGCATATATAATCAACTATAAGCTGGGTAAAAAAGAATGTCGTTGAAATAAGCGCCAGCTGCCCAAATGAAATATTGTAATTATCGTGAAATACAATATAAAGCAGCGGAACAAAATTGGCACAGATAGCCTGAACTACAAAACCAAGATAACAGGCAAGTAGTGTCTTATTGTATTTATTTTTATTTTGCATATCAAACTCCAAATCATATATAATTAGTGTACCCAAAAATTTTGATATTAAAATCCATTTTACCTTGCAGCATATATAGATTTATGCAAAGAACATCCCGGGTTATATTCATGACCGCAGTCAAGACACCTTTCAATACATGAATACTCATTATAGCTATAAAGCCTTCCACAAGCGCCGCACATAACTGTATCCTTCTCGTCAGGATCTACAGGCTCAAATTTATGGTCTTCAAGTTCATCGTGGCATTTATAGCAGGCATAAAATTTACCGCATTTATTGCATTTATTGGCTATCACATCTTTATGACTGTGATAATGAATGCACCGCCCTTCACTATCAGTCCGAATGCCATATATTATCTTTATGCAATCCATATTATTGATATATCCTATTTTTTTATTTCATATCTTTTTTAGTTCTATTTATTGAGGATACTACACGCCCCAACCAGGACTTTTATATCATTTATTATCAGAGTCTTCCGGCATCTTTAGTCCCATCTGCTCGTACCCCGGTTGTGTTACCACGCGGCCTCTGGGAGTTCTATTGATGAATCCGCATTTGATAAGATAGGGCTCATATACATCTTCTATAGTTCCGGCATCTTCACCTATAGCAGCTGCCAGAGTGTCAAGACCAACAGGGCCTCCGCCGAACTTCTCTATCATAGTCTTTAAGATCTCGTGGTCTGTGTGGTCAAGTCCCATATCATCTACTTCCAGTAGATTCAGAGCTTCTCTTACTATATCAATTGAAACAATACCATTATTCCTAACCTGAGCATAGTCTCGTACACGTTTAAGTGTGCGGTTTGCAAGTCTGGGTGTTCCACGGCTTCTTCTTGCCATCTCTATGGCGCTTTCTTCGCCAACTTCGATTCCAAGAACTTTTGCAGACTGGATTATGATCTGCGATAACTCTTTTTCATTATAGAATTCCATCCTGTGGATCATGCCGAATCTGTCTCTAAGAGGCGCAGACAGCATACCCGCTCTTGTTGTAGCTCCAACAAGAGTAAACCTTGGAAGATCAAGACGGATAGATCTTGCTGTAGGGCCTTTGCCGATCATGATGTCTATTGCAAAGTCTTCCATAGCTGGATACAGCACTTCTTCTACCTGGCGGGATATTCTGTGGATCTCATCAACGAATAGAATATCACCTTCCTGAAGGCTGTTAAGGATTGCTGCCATCTCTCCCGGCTTTTCTATTGCAGGGCCTGATGTGATCTTGATATTTACTCCCATCTCATGAGCCATGATCTGTGCAAGAGTTGTCTTACCAAGTCCGGGAGGTCCGTAAAAAAGGATGTGATCAAGGCTGTCTCCACGCTCCTTGGCAGCTTCTATGTAGATCTTAAGGCTCTTTTTGATCTTCTCCTGACCTATGTATTTATCAAGGCTCTTGGGACGAAGAGAGCTTTCAACGCCTGCATCTTCTCCGGTAAAGCCGGCATCCATCATATTTTTAGAGTTTTTTTCTGTTTGAATGGTTCTTTTGGCCATATCTATCCTCGTGTTTATATTGATTTATTCTAATTTTACTAAAGCTCCCCATTTGGACGAACCAGCATCCCAAAAATCTTTACAGGGGGTAGACAGTATATAAATCTGCATCAGCTGTTTATACTGCATTCTTAAGTCTTAATATAAAGCATTACATTTTTAAAAGAGTTCTTTAAGTGCAAGCTTTAATATAGCCTCGGTATCAAGTTTTTCATCCGAAGCCGAAAGAACTTTTCTAACAGCTTTCATGGCGTCTGTAGCGTTATAGCCAAGGGCAGCGAGAGCTTCAACGGCTTCATCTCTTGAAGATGCATCTTCGCCTGAAGATTTGCCGGTAGATGCACTGCCTGCTGCCTGTCCTATACCTTCTGTGCCTGTGATATCTGTATTGGATATCTTGTCACGAAGTTCAAGTACAAGGCGTTCTGCAGTCTTTTTGCCAATGCCGGGGGCTTTGGATATTGTCTTGACATCTCCTGCAAGGATTGCAAATCTAAGATCATCTGTATCAAATACAGAAAGAATTGAAAGTGCACCCTTAGGGCCTATACCACTTACAGTGATGAGCATCCTGAACATGCGGATCTCATCTCTTGTAAGGAAGCCAAAAAGGCTCATCTCATCTTCCTTCACGTTCATATATGTGTAGAGCTTAACATTGTCTCCAATCCCCGGCATCCTGTCGCAGGTTGATGCAGATATATTAACTTCATATCCGATGCCGCCTACGTCTATTACCGCTTTATCTATTTCGAGATTTTCAAGAATCCCCTGAACATATGCTATCATAAGATCTCCCTATTTGAGTTTTTATTCAAAAAAACGGCCTGCATAGCAGACCGATATAATTATAACATAAATGCTGAGAATAATCCCGAACAGATATTGGCCGATGCATGGATGCACCAACTTGGAAGAATTGATCCACCGGCCTTTCTCTCATATCCTTACGCCTTGTCACTAGCCACCAGATAAAAGGTATTTTTCAGCTTCAGTCCTCTCCTACAAGATGTACAATCTTCTTATCATGCCCAGTTGCAGGTAGGAACTTATCCATGATATCAGAAGTCTTGATCTTCATACTGGAAGTGCATACGCAAGGGTGACACCCGATATACTCGCCAGTAATAACATCCTCATCTATTAGAAGCGTGACCGCTTTATCCTTATCATTCATAAGTCCCATAACACTGACTGCGCCAGGCTCTATATCAAGATACTTAAGCATATCATCCGCATCAGCAAAAGATAATCTGGCAGAGCCTATCTGGCTTGAAAGCTCTTTGGTCTTAAACTTCTTGTCCCCTGGCATAAGGAGCAGATAAAACCTTGTCTTTTGTCTGTTACAAAGAAACAGATTCTTGCACATCAATGTCCCAAGTGCC encodes:
- a CDS encoding RsiV family protein, with the protein product MSNNGKFSRLFLTTSLTLTLSLCSCTSPMIGSKESGSSNSITDNSSDNSNLAASFGPDTTEATNGTINLNSQSRKLNFNEKIKEDESYYYYCFNSKLWRTSKENPDETVCLFPNDSLDLQASHPDNILIYNDNIYLIGEDLADYNEYVYRIDTNGAISKLSYKTKVGYTSGIDIHNGALYVYSFDLDNNILFEGYKINDDGSLGEECGDFSDLDLSLGDNLVPVHLDYGDYIYSPSSIDYYGGIYTTDSAGNQASLYFIPKDNNNARKIADISGDDVAAITKDKLVMIQSNNLIDNNLYTIDINSGERNDLLTKEELKSMGYAHSSYFSVIDYDDNNIFVMIRHPLTENPVPNYVYDILKISLSDGSIEPFVNITEGEDPDNDFGLKVLNFTKDGLMYLNYADSSYSLCYMPYDNMSSQIVLASPDYGLESSVGILEQYGITFKTLHNAYFYTDDNYDVMTFYSDLVVPQLPATSDDFISFNETILDNLDVTDMAKSSVKEAGEIALSQDAYDEYSPMDIYPYNYTYRYAGLSYYDSRYVCLTTSDYQYWGGAHGIGWQYSYTLDMQDGKILALSDVIGQSQSEFVELVCDHVYDLDEGSLFSGYDGTIEQIRDSYTDNDFNWFLTPEGVGVRFASYEISPYAEGYPQIIVPYDELTLLINLGN
- a CDS encoding HAD family hydrolase; protein product: MSSDIAVIFDMDGVLLDTEMIYMKAWEERARQTLLDVDFVRDMVLACTGTTSAMTKEIMIQRLGSIEAYEEGVTYTRNYFHKYINDNGIPVKKYVRDILQYLNSNNIPTGLASSTKEAIVRQEISEAGIIDYFTVILGGDNVVNGKPAPDIFLDCASKLKADPKNCYVIEDSFNGIRAAYAAGMHPIMVPDLRQPDDEIRSYCDAVLPDLNEVMAFIRSKLKSDQ
- a CDS encoding MFS transporter; the protein is MQNKNKYNKTLLACYLGFVVQAICANFVPLLYIVFHDNYNISFGQLALISTTFFFTQLIVDYICGRVVDKIGYRPSIVASEITCCAGLSLLAVLPDIMPSPFIGILICVTIYAIGSGLIEVLVSPIIEACPFDNKDVMMSLLHSFYCWGTVGVILISTIFFKFFGIGNWKLLAILWAIVPFYNIFNFATCPIEKLVDDGQSMTMGELLRSKTFWLFILLMVCAGSSEISMSQWASAFVESALHMSKAVGDLAGPCGFAVLMGISRTLYGKFGEKIDLTGFMIASGILCLICYLLAALSKAPVMGLVGCALCGFSVGIMWPGSISISSKVIPRGGTAMFALLALAGDLGGASGPAIIGYVSQFAGNNIQAGILSGIGFPIVLVICVLVIKRVKNNDIL
- a CDS encoding CHY zinc finger protein, translated to MDCIKIIYGIRTDSEGRCIHYHSHKDVIANKCNKCGKFYACYKCHDELEDHKFEPVDPDEKDTVMCGACGRLYSYNEYSCIERCLDCGHEYNPGCSLHKSIYAAR
- the ruvB gene encoding Holliday junction branch migration DNA helicase RuvB, whose translation is MAKRTIQTEKNSKNMMDAGFTGEDAGVESSLRPKSLDKYIGQEKIKKSLKIYIEAAKERGDSLDHILFYGPPGLGKTTLAQIMAHEMGVNIKITSGPAIEKPGEMAAILNSLQEGDILFVDEIHRISRQVEEVLYPAMEDFAIDIMIGKGPTARSIRLDLPRFTLVGATTRAGMLSAPLRDRFGMIHRMEFYNEKELSQIIIQSAKVLGIEVGEESAIEMARRSRGTPRLANRTLKRVRDYAQVRNNGIVSIDIVREALNLLEVDDMGLDHTDHEILKTMIEKFGGGPVGLDTLAAAIGEDAGTIEDVYEPYLIKCGFINRTPRGRVVTQPGYEQMGLKMPEDSDNK
- the ruvA gene encoding Holliday junction branch migration protein RuvA, translated to MIAYVQGILENLEIDKAVIDVGGIGYEVNISASTCDRMPGIGDNVKLYTYMNVKEDEMSLFGFLTRDEIRMFRMLITVSGIGPKGALSILSVFDTDDLRFAILAGDVKTISKAPGIGKKTAERLVLELRDKISNTDITGTEGIGQAAGSASTGKSSGEDASSRDEAVEALAALGYNATDAMKAVRKVLSASDEKLDTEAILKLALKELF
- a CDS encoding prolyl-tRNA synthetase associated domain-containing protein, translated to MELYTGRPADEKGRLERELRVYNYLDKLGIEYKRVDHESATTMEACLEVDKALGTLMCKNLFLCNRQKTRFYLLLMPGDKKFKTKELSSQIGSARLSFADADDMLKYLDIEPGAVSVMGLMNDKDKAVTLLIDEDVITGEYIGCHPCVCTSSMKIKTSDIMDKFLPATGHDKKIVHLVGED